From Pseudomonas sp. FP2335, the proteins below share one genomic window:
- a CDS encoding Wzz/FepE/Etk N-terminal domain-containing protein, with the protein MKNTHPLRQHPASDEIDLFDLLQAIWKQKTWVAGCALVAGLLGAIYAFMSPQVYQVSSVLRPVAINELDALNRSDVYKLSPADALAKVAVQLDSYETRLAFFRANPTLLAADERSGYSQAQSAEAFNLMLFDSKGSDAGNASLRVEMQYPKGVDGVAILNGFIDYAIARQRDQVGADLTVIVNNRLAELKGKIDNARKDYAREKAAKIAQLLENDSIKRAQLQDELDALRLALRVQRTQRLAQLSEAIAIARSAGIKTPSAVGTPQASPTQVTNQASALYLMGTQALEAERAALQQRTGDDFTSERVAEIGKELRLLEANREVDALKARGDDDMFIQNVEWPRAEIARLRGLNIDMNGLKLVTIDRPAQEPLSPIKPRKALIIVVSLSAGLMLGMLLALIRHLFQMRGERTPSTH; encoded by the coding sequence ATGGGTGGCTGGCTGTGCACTTGTCGCCGGGCTGCTGGGCGCCATTTACGCGTTTATGTCGCCGCAGGTGTATCAGGTCAGCAGTGTGCTGAGGCCGGTAGCCATCAATGAGTTGGATGCGCTCAACCGTTCCGATGTGTACAAGCTGTCACCGGCGGATGCGTTGGCCAAAGTGGCGGTGCAGCTGGATTCCTACGAAACCCGTTTGGCTTTCTTCAGGGCGAACCCCACGTTGCTTGCAGCCGATGAGCGCTCTGGATACAGCCAGGCCCAAAGCGCTGAGGCATTCAATCTGATGTTGTTTGATTCCAAAGGCAGCGACGCGGGCAACGCGTCCCTGCGGGTGGAGATGCAGTACCCAAAAGGCGTCGATGGTGTGGCGATCCTCAACGGTTTTATCGACTATGCGATTGCTCGCCAGCGGGATCAGGTTGGCGCCGACTTGACGGTGATCGTCAACAATCGTCTGGCGGAACTCAAGGGCAAGATCGATAACGCGCGTAAAGATTACGCGCGGGAAAAAGCGGCAAAAATCGCCCAATTACTGGAAAACGACAGCATCAAACGCGCCCAGCTACAGGACGAACTCGATGCGTTGCGCTTGGCGCTGCGAGTGCAGCGCACCCAACGTTTGGCGCAGTTGAGTGAAGCGATTGCGATTGCCAGGTCCGCCGGAATAAAAACGCCCTCGGCAGTGGGCACACCCCAAGCATCACCTACGCAGGTCACGAACCAGGCGTCAGCGCTCTACTTGATGGGCACTCAAGCACTGGAGGCCGAGCGTGCCGCGTTGCAGCAGCGCACCGGCGACGACTTCACCAGTGAGCGCGTCGCCGAAATCGGCAAGGAGCTGCGTCTGCTGGAGGCGAATCGAGAAGTCGATGCGCTCAAGGCACGTGGCGATGACGACATGTTCATCCAGAATGTGGAATGGCCCAGGGCCGAAATCGCACGGCTGCGCGGCCTCAATATTGATATGAACGGGCTGAAACTGGTGACAATCGACCGCCCGGCCCAGGAACCGCTGAGCCCGATCAAACCGCGCAAGGCGCTTATCATCGTCGTGAGCCTGTCGGCTGGGCTGATGCTCGGGATGTTGCTGGCCCTGATCCGCCATCTCTTCCAGATGCGGGGGGAACGCACACCC